A window of Marinobacter salarius contains these coding sequences:
- a CDS encoding type IV toxin-antitoxin system AbiEi family antitoxin domain-containing protein has protein sequence MSDSGATRSSRAQLQTLFRQQGGQLRLTEALARGYSRYQFYLLRDEGLIEPVSRGLYRLADLPPIENPDLVAAATRFPHAVLCLISALDWHGITTQIPHQVHLAVAREARLPVLDYPPVAGYRFSGRAFSEGIEQVDVDGITLQVYNPEKTLADCFKFRNRIGMDVALEALELYRTRKTFLPGKLMEYARVCRVANVMAPYVEAKL, from the coding sequence TTGTCTGACTCCGGTGCCACCCGATCTTCCCGGGCACAACTCCAAACCCTGTTCCGACAGCAAGGCGGCCAGCTCCGTCTGACCGAAGCTCTGGCCCGTGGCTATAGTCGGTACCAGTTCTATCTGCTCCGGGACGAGGGGCTGATAGAGCCGGTCAGCCGTGGCCTATACCGGCTGGCAGATTTGCCGCCCATTGAAAATCCGGACCTGGTGGCCGCCGCCACCCGTTTCCCCCATGCTGTGCTTTGCCTGATTTCCGCGCTGGACTGGCACGGCATCACCACGCAGATTCCCCATCAGGTGCATCTGGCGGTGGCGCGGGAAGCCCGCCTGCCGGTGCTGGATTATCCACCGGTGGCCGGGTACCGGTTCTCCGGGCGGGCCTTCAGTGAGGGTATTGAGCAGGTGGACGTGGATGGTATTACGCTGCAGGTCTACAACCCGGAGAAGACCCTGGCGGACTGCTTCAAGTTCCGCAATCGTATCGGCATGGATGTGGCGTTGGAGGCTCTTGAACTTTACCGCACCCGTAAAACCTTCCTGCCGGGAAAACTGATGGAATACGCCAGGGTCTGCCGGGTCGCCAATGTGATGGCGCCCTACGTGGAAGCCAAGCTGTGA
- a CDS encoding restriction endonuclease subunit S produces the protein MSALTGKRWPLTSLGSVVKFLSGGTPNKSTESYWNGRIPWVTSGEMTSERIHTTEYALTEEGAVAGSRLVPRGTSFIVVRGMSLAKEFRVSMAMRDMAFNQDVKAVIPCDEFDRTFIYYYLKSQSNPIRDSASEAAHGTKKLDMAVLEQWPIPRVPLDTQKKIAAILCHYDDLIENNKRRITLLENMAEEIYREWFVRFRFPGWQEAEFEKGLPASWVVAQGDDLFEVVKGKSYTSEEISDQLNGGRPFINLKNFNRGGGYRSNGLKYFRGEFRDRQQVNRGDVVMAVTDMTQNREVIGRAARVPYLGETDGIISLDVVKISAFSWPDIFTYAHLRYSGISEALKELANGANVLHLKPDLVGKQKYLVPDTPIVEKFVKLVEPFYEQTEKLEQQIDMLERTKNQLLPRLISGKLSVENLDIQFPPSMQSDQPDSADEAAA, from the coding sequence ATGAGCGCCTTGACGGGCAAACGTTGGCCGCTTACTAGCCTCGGATCAGTAGTGAAATTTCTCTCAGGTGGCACGCCCAATAAAAGCACTGAGAGCTATTGGAACGGCCGGATTCCCTGGGTTACTTCTGGAGAGATGACATCCGAGCGCATACATACCACTGAGTACGCATTAACTGAAGAAGGCGCTGTGGCGGGTAGTCGGCTGGTTCCAAGAGGTACCTCATTCATCGTTGTGAGAGGCATGTCGCTTGCCAAAGAATTCCGCGTCTCTATGGCCATGAGGGATATGGCGTTTAATCAGGATGTAAAGGCGGTCATACCTTGTGATGAGTTTGACCGGACCTTTATATATTACTATCTCAAATCGCAATCTAACCCGATTAGAGATTCCGCTTCTGAAGCAGCACACGGTACGAAAAAGCTTGATATGGCGGTACTGGAACAGTGGCCTATACCCAGAGTTCCATTGGACACCCAGAAAAAGATAGCAGCAATTTTGTGTCACTATGACGACTTAATCGAAAACAACAAACGCCGCATCACTCTGCTGGAAAACATGGCCGAGGAAATCTACCGCGAGTGGTTTGTCCGGTTCCGGTTTCCGGGGTGGCAGGAGGCGGAGTTTGAGAAGGGGCTTCCTGCTTCCTGGGTGGTGGCACAAGGCGATGACTTGTTTGAAGTCGTTAAGGGCAAATCCTACACCAGCGAAGAAATATCCGATCAGTTGAATGGTGGCCGGCCTTTCATCAACCTCAAGAACTTCAATCGTGGTGGTGGATACAGAAGCAACGGTTTAAAGTATTTCCGGGGTGAGTTCCGAGATCGGCAGCAGGTGAACCGTGGGGACGTTGTTATGGCAGTGACCGACATGACACAGAACCGAGAGGTTATTGGTCGAGCTGCGCGTGTTCCATATTTGGGAGAAACCGACGGCATCATCTCTCTGGATGTTGTGAAAATATCAGCCTTTTCTTGGCCTGATATTTTCACCTATGCCCACCTGCGCTATTCCGGAATATCCGAAGCGTTGAAGGAGTTGGCTAATGGAGCGAATGTTCTGCATTTGAAGCCGGATCTCGTTGGAAAACAGAAGTACCTTGTTCCAGATACGCCGATAGTGGAAAAGTTCGTGAAGCTGGTTGAGCCGTTTTATGAGCAAACAGAGAAATTGGAACAGCAAATCGATATGTTGGAGCGCACGAAAAACCAACTCCTACCCCGCCTGATCTCCGGCAAACTCTCCGTGGAAAACCTGGATATCCAGTTCCCGCCATCCATGCAAAGTGATCAGCCGGACAGCGCCGACGAAGCTGCCGCTTGA
- a CDS encoding N-6 DNA methylase encodes MNAEQLKQLEDDLWSAADNLRANSDLKSSEYATPVLGLIFLKFADNKYKRAEAAITKEHAALQGTRREKPISEIAIEKCGFYLPDHARYKYLLELPEKEDLAKKIKQAMEAVEEYKPELDGILPKDEYVALTRTSNTLLAELLKNFSNIPADANGDIFGKIYEFFLGKFALSEGQKGGEFFTPTSVVKLMVEIIEPHHGTVYDPACGSAGMFVQSQQFVERHRKKLDELGKAHDEDQLYVYGQEKTLDTVKLAKMNLAVNGLRGEIRQANSYTENPFDGFGKFDFVMANPPFNVDDVPLASVEDDPRFNTYGLPRKKTKVKASEKGKETVPNANYLWINLFATSLKDSTPDSGRAALVMANSASDARHSEADIRQTLIENNLIYGVLTMPSNMFYTVTLPATLWFFDKNKQDDRILFIDARNIFSVIDKAHREFSEEQVQNIAIISKLHKGKRADLIRLIDSYFRSGMEQLLDNLEKVEPVSEQLLDVLDDTQGKQAVGELVSQWQGLKALQQASDAYFQTADLHLTTSEAIEAANRAQRELRATFDPFFQQLHTGLKQLDKVVRQHEKARVEEARQAGKRTTTDRNARRLKDALEELHKEVRSAEAYYQHIHWLQERFPNAEYEDVTGLCKLATPEEVKEQDCSLNPGRYVGVVIEEDGKTEEEFLSDLSEMNIQLRELSGMADALTRDIVSSLDELCGDDA; translated from the coding sequence ATGAATGCCGAACAGCTCAAACAGCTTGAAGACGACCTCTGGTCCGCCGCCGATAACCTGCGGGCTAATTCGGATCTCAAGTCCAGCGAATACGCCACGCCTGTGCTTGGGCTGATCTTCCTGAAATTTGCCGACAACAAATACAAACGGGCTGAGGCAGCGATCACCAAGGAGCATGCAGCGCTTCAGGGAACTCGCCGGGAAAAGCCGATTTCCGAAATTGCGATCGAAAAATGCGGTTTCTATCTGCCTGACCATGCTCGCTACAAATACCTGCTCGAGCTTCCCGAGAAGGAAGATCTGGCTAAAAAAATCAAGCAGGCGATGGAAGCCGTTGAGGAATACAAGCCCGAGCTGGATGGTATTCTACCCAAAGACGAATACGTTGCCCTTACCCGTACCAGCAACACCCTGCTTGCGGAATTGTTGAAAAACTTCTCCAACATCCCGGCCGACGCCAATGGCGACATCTTCGGCAAAATCTATGAGTTCTTCTTGGGCAAATTCGCCCTGAGCGAAGGCCAGAAGGGTGGCGAATTCTTTACCCCCACTTCAGTGGTCAAACTGATGGTGGAGATCATCGAGCCCCACCATGGCACGGTATACGACCCAGCCTGCGGGTCAGCCGGAATGTTCGTGCAGTCCCAGCAATTTGTGGAGCGCCACCGCAAGAAACTGGATGAACTGGGCAAAGCCCATGACGAAGATCAGCTCTACGTCTACGGCCAGGAAAAGACCCTGGACACCGTCAAGCTGGCGAAGATGAACCTCGCGGTCAACGGCCTGCGGGGTGAAATACGCCAGGCCAACAGCTATACCGAAAACCCGTTTGACGGCTTTGGCAAGTTCGACTTCGTGATGGCCAATCCGCCGTTCAACGTGGACGACGTGCCCCTGGCCTCGGTGGAGGACGATCCCCGCTTCAATACCTACGGCCTGCCCCGCAAGAAAACTAAGGTCAAAGCCAGCGAGAAGGGAAAGGAAACCGTCCCCAACGCCAATTACCTGTGGATCAACCTGTTTGCCACCTCCCTCAAGGACAGCACCCCGGACAGCGGCCGGGCGGCACTGGTCATGGCCAACTCCGCCTCCGATGCCCGGCACAGTGAGGCGGACATCCGCCAGACGTTGATTGAGAACAACCTGATCTACGGCGTGCTCACCATGCCGTCCAACATGTTCTACACGGTCACCCTGCCCGCCACCCTCTGGTTCTTTGACAAGAACAAGCAGGACGACCGCATCCTGTTTATTGATGCCCGCAATATCTTTTCGGTTATCGATAAAGCTCACCGCGAGTTCAGCGAGGAACAGGTTCAGAACATTGCGATCATCAGCAAACTGCACAAGGGCAAGCGGGCGGACTTGATCAGGCTGATCGACAGCTATTTCCGAAGCGGCATGGAGCAGTTGCTGGACAACCTTGAAAAAGTGGAACCGGTCAGCGAGCAGTTACTGGACGTGCTGGACGATACCCAGGGCAAACAGGCCGTGGGCGAACTGGTCAGCCAGTGGCAAGGCCTTAAAGCCCTGCAGCAGGCCAGCGATGCCTACTTCCAAACCGCCGACCTGCACCTGACCACATCGGAGGCCATCGAAGCCGCCAACCGTGCCCAGCGGGAATTGAGAGCGACATTCGATCCTTTCTTCCAGCAACTTCATACCGGCCTGAAGCAACTGGACAAAGTGGTACGCCAGCATGAAAAAGCCAGAGTCGAAGAAGCCAGACAAGCCGGCAAACGCACTACCACCGACCGCAACGCCAGACGACTGAAAGATGCGCTGGAAGAGCTGCACAAGGAAGTTCGCAGTGCGGAAGCCTATTACCAGCATATTCACTGGCTGCAGGAGCGCTTCCCGAACGCTGAGTACGAGGATGTAACCGGTCTTTGCAAGTTAGCTACACCCGAGGAAGTGAAAGAGCAGGATTGTTCCCTGAATCCCGGTCGGTACGTAGGTGTTGTGATTGAAGAGGACGGGAAGACAGAAGAGGAGTTCCTCTCGGATTTGTCGGAAATGAATATCCAGTTGCGTGAGCTTTCAGGAATGGCAGATGCACTTACGCGCGATATCGTAAGTAGCCTGGACGAGTTGTGCGGAGATGATGCATGA
- a CDS encoding nitrate reductase encodes MDLLNTTGPDPVHTTCPYCGVGCGVMAYSDGGTPVAGDKDHPANKGRLCVKGASLHETTGQEDGRLLFPIVRGRRSEWEQALDEVAHAIQDSVKTHGPQSVAFYLSGQLLTEDYYVANKLAKGFIRTPHVDTNSRLCMSSAVAAHKRAFGADVVPGCYEDLELADLLVLAGSNAAWAHPVLYQRMKASARDGRRVVVIDPRRTATSELADLHLALRPGTDTVLFNGLLSWLADHGGLDQAYIDAHCQGFDNALASARAAAPSVESVAEQCDLAPEDVETFYAWFAQTPRTVTGFSQGINQSIAGTDKGNAIINSHLATGRVGKPGAGPFSLTGQPNAMGGREVGGLANTLAAHMDYDSPGARSRVADFWGTGAVADGPGYKAVDMFEAVHRGDIRVIWIMGTNPAVSLPDSARVREALARCPTVIVSDCVAHTDTTDLADILLPAAGWGEKDGTVTNSERRISRQRCFLPLPAEVKPDWWIMSSVAGKLGFGEAFNYKRPADIFREHAALSAHENNGERLFNLAGLANLSDAGYEALIPVQWPVMEGAGVETEGSTRLFSDGRFVTDNQRARFVAINTRLPAQQTSDDYPMVVNTGRIRDQWHTMTRTANTPRLLTHRSEPYVDVHPDDMVAHQLKEGHLARLSLGDGGYVGRVRKSPEQRRGEVFIPIHWNRQFASSGVATLLTESVTDPVSGQPEAKHGRADITPFRARWHARLLVRRNRPRRWQADYWCQVPLQYCDSWWLAGRQPVDWPASMTEWLGGKAHLVMADVAQGRFRAARLVNGQLEAVLMVDSDPALIPETSWLDRCFAETELCDSSRRALLAARDVDVEDPGAMICSCFQVGENQIAGAIAEGAESVEALGNSLKCGTNCGSCIPELRDLLALSVRESA; translated from the coding sequence GTGGACTTACTCAACACTACTGGCCCGGACCCGGTTCATACCACCTGCCCCTATTGCGGGGTAGGCTGTGGCGTGATGGCCTATTCCGACGGCGGCACACCGGTGGCCGGGGACAAAGACCACCCTGCGAACAAGGGGCGCCTGTGTGTGAAAGGTGCCAGCCTTCACGAAACCACCGGCCAGGAAGACGGACGGTTGCTGTTCCCGATTGTCAGGGGTCGCCGCAGCGAATGGGAGCAGGCGCTGGACGAGGTGGCGCATGCGATACAGGACAGCGTCAAGACTCACGGCCCACAGTCGGTGGCCTTTTACCTGTCGGGCCAGTTGCTGACCGAGGACTACTACGTCGCCAACAAGCTGGCCAAAGGGTTCATTCGCACACCTCATGTGGATACCAACTCCCGGCTTTGCATGTCGTCGGCTGTGGCTGCTCACAAACGGGCCTTTGGGGCGGACGTGGTTCCGGGTTGCTATGAGGACCTGGAGCTGGCGGACCTGCTGGTTCTGGCTGGCAGTAACGCCGCGTGGGCGCATCCGGTGCTTTACCAGCGTATGAAGGCCAGTGCGCGGGATGGGCGTCGAGTGGTTGTTATTGATCCACGCCGCACCGCCACCAGTGAACTGGCGGACCTTCACCTGGCGTTGCGGCCAGGTACGGATACGGTATTGTTCAACGGTTTGCTGAGTTGGCTCGCCGATCACGGTGGCCTGGATCAGGCCTACATTGATGCGCACTGCCAGGGTTTCGATAACGCATTGGCAAGTGCACGGGCGGCGGCCCCAAGCGTCGAATCGGTCGCAGAGCAGTGTGATCTTGCGCCGGAGGATGTCGAAACCTTTTATGCCTGGTTTGCTCAGACGCCGCGCACCGTCACCGGCTTTTCCCAGGGCATAAACCAGTCGATTGCCGGCACCGATAAAGGCAATGCGATTATTAACAGTCACCTGGCAACAGGCCGGGTGGGTAAGCCCGGAGCGGGGCCCTTCTCCCTGACCGGCCAGCCCAATGCCATGGGTGGACGGGAAGTGGGCGGGCTGGCCAATACCCTGGCCGCTCACATGGATTACGACAGCCCGGGGGCCCGATCACGAGTGGCGGATTTCTGGGGTACCGGTGCGGTGGCCGATGGTCCGGGCTACAAGGCCGTGGACATGTTTGAGGCGGTTCACCGTGGTGATATCCGGGTGATCTGGATCATGGGAACCAACCCGGCGGTCAGTCTGCCGGATTCGGCCCGGGTTCGGGAGGCCTTGGCGCGTTGTCCCACCGTGATTGTTTCAGACTGCGTCGCCCACACCGATACCACGGACCTCGCGGACATCCTCCTACCCGCCGCTGGCTGGGGGGAAAAGGATGGCACAGTCACCAATTCGGAACGCCGTATTTCGCGGCAGCGTTGCTTCCTACCCCTGCCCGCGGAAGTAAAACCGGACTGGTGGATCATGAGTTCCGTGGCCGGAAAACTGGGGTTCGGCGAGGCATTTAACTATAAGCGGCCAGCGGATATCTTTCGCGAACACGCAGCCCTGTCCGCCCATGAGAACAACGGTGAGCGCCTGTTTAACCTTGCCGGGCTGGCTAACCTTTCAGATGCCGGCTATGAAGCGCTGATCCCGGTGCAATGGCCAGTTATGGAGGGCGCTGGAGTGGAGACTGAAGGCTCGACACGACTGTTTTCCGATGGCCGTTTTGTCACCGACAACCAGCGTGCCCGCTTTGTCGCCATCAACACCCGATTGCCCGCCCAACAAACCAGTGACGACTACCCCATGGTGGTCAATACCGGCCGTATACGGGACCAGTGGCACACCATGACCCGAACCGCCAACACCCCACGGCTACTGACTCACCGCTCAGAGCCCTATGTGGACGTGCATCCCGACGACATGGTTGCGCACCAGCTGAAGGAGGGGCATCTGGCGCGGTTGAGCCTCGGTGACGGCGGTTACGTGGGGCGAGTCCGAAAGAGCCCCGAACAGCGTCGTGGCGAGGTATTTATACCCATCCACTGGAATCGACAGTTTGCGTCCAGTGGGGTTGCAACACTGCTTACCGAGTCAGTGACAGACCCTGTTTCGGGCCAGCCGGAGGCCAAACATGGGCGAGCTGACATTACGCCATTCCGCGCCCGTTGGCATGCACGATTGCTGGTCAGGCGCAATCGGCCCCGGCGCTGGCAGGCCGACTACTGGTGCCAGGTGCCACTGCAATACTGCGACAGTTGGTGGCTGGCCGGGCGGCAGCCAGTTGACTGGCCGGCGTCGATGACAGAGTGGCTGGGCGGAAAAGCGCATCTGGTAATGGCCGATGTGGCGCAGGGGCGGTTTCGCGCCGCCCGGCTGGTCAACGGGCAACTGGAAGCGGTGTTGATGGTCGACAGCGATCCGGCGTTGATACCGGAGACCAGTTGGCTGGATCGCTGTTTTGCCGAAACAGAACTTTGCGACTCCAGCCGCCGGGCGCTGTTGGCTGCACGGGACGTCGACGTGGAAGATCCGGGTGCCATGATCTGTAGCTGCTTTCAGGTAGGGGAAAACCAGATCGCTGGCGCCATCGCCGAAGGGGCGGAGTCAGTAGAAGCCCTGGGTAATAGCCTGAAGTGCGGCACCAATTGCGGGTCTTGCATTCCGGAGTTGCGCGACCTGCTTGCGCTATCAGTCCGCGAGAGCGCGTAA
- a CDS encoding ANTAR domain-containing response regulator, with protein sequence MNSPEPLRILLIDKDPERASQVCQALRHEGHEVIRQRPDATGLTAAVARDQPDMVIIDMDSPDRDTLENMSTLNTHAPRPIVFFADQPGDRATIHAAVKAGVSAYVVDGIQPDRVRSIIDSAVAQFESFQALRAELEETRSALEDRKVIEKAKGLIIRHENCDEETAYRMLRSSAMEHSERLAVMAGRVIKLLERRSQGSVGAIQKAS encoded by the coding sequence ATGAATTCGCCAGAACCCCTTCGCATCCTTCTGATCGACAAGGACCCCGAACGGGCAAGCCAGGTTTGCCAGGCGCTCAGACATGAGGGCCATGAAGTCATTCGCCAGCGCCCGGATGCTACCGGCCTGACCGCAGCGGTTGCCCGCGACCAGCCGGACATGGTGATCATTGATATGGACTCGCCCGACCGGGATACCCTGGAGAACATGAGTACCCTCAACACTCACGCACCCCGGCCCATCGTGTTCTTCGCCGACCAGCCCGGTGACCGCGCCACCATCCATGCCGCAGTGAAGGCGGGGGTCAGCGCCTACGTTGTCGACGGCATACAGCCGGACCGGGTTCGCTCGATCATTGACTCAGCCGTAGCGCAGTTCGAGTCCTTTCAGGCACTGAGGGCCGAGCTGGAGGAAACCCGCTCGGCACTGGAAGACCGCAAGGTTATTGAGAAAGCCAAAGGTCTGATCATACGGCATGAGAACTGCGATGAAGAAACAGCCTATCGTATGCTGCGCAGCTCTGCCATGGAGCACAGCGAACGCCTGGCAGTGATGGCGGGGCGCGTTATCAAGCTGTTGGAAAGACGTAGTCAGGGATCGGTCGGTGCCATCCAGAAAGCATCCTGA
- a CDS encoding CmpA/NrtA family ABC transporter substrate-binding protein, which yields MVRPTPLHKHPGFNVRLGFVPLLDSAPLIVARELGLFDAEGLDVELVREGSWASLRDKVSFGLLDGGHMLAPMPLSMSLATDRPKVPVVVGMVLSRNGNGITLSARLHHELIHSATDLENPIATARALIRVARGRGEPIRLASVAPWSSHDLQLRDWLASAGPDAEQHVQIIPVSPIQMVDAFRSNTIEGCCVGEPWNSLLEYEKLGHILHSGHQIWQNAPEKVLGMRADWTEQHEVMHRHLLRALLAACQWLDNPHNHGLLRDILARPEYLGEQINVLDNHPYSLFHPRLHQHFFRHSANFPWLSQAHWLATRLTLRGQLGPVDGAMVRQVVRPDLFRNAAASMGIDAPVIDSKTEGRHQLPFTLSGRYGPVDVASDRLLGEHLHDWLADNPMATPNKEASRTKTATKSRPQ from the coding sequence ATGGTTCGTCCAACCCCGCTTCACAAGCATCCCGGATTCAATGTCCGCCTCGGCTTTGTGCCACTGCTGGATAGCGCGCCACTGATTGTTGCGCGAGAGCTGGGGCTGTTTGATGCCGAAGGGCTGGACGTGGAACTGGTGCGCGAAGGCTCCTGGGCGTCATTGCGCGACAAGGTCAGCTTTGGCCTGCTGGACGGCGGCCACATGCTGGCGCCAATGCCGCTGAGTATGTCCCTGGCGACCGACCGCCCCAAAGTGCCCGTTGTGGTCGGCATGGTGCTGAGCCGCAACGGCAACGGGATTACCCTCAGCGCTCGGCTGCATCACGAACTGATCCATTCAGCCACGGATCTGGAGAACCCCATTGCCACCGCTCGCGCGCTGATACGCGTGGCCAGGGGCAGGGGCGAGCCAATACGATTGGCCTCCGTGGCGCCCTGGTCCAGCCATGATCTTCAGCTCCGGGACTGGCTGGCCTCTGCCGGGCCAGATGCGGAACAGCACGTGCAGATCATCCCGGTATCCCCGATACAGATGGTGGATGCGTTTCGATCAAACACCATCGAAGGCTGCTGCGTCGGTGAGCCCTGGAACAGCTTGCTGGAGTACGAGAAGCTGGGGCATATTCTCCATTCCGGCCACCAGATCTGGCAGAACGCCCCGGAAAAAGTTCTGGGTATGCGCGCCGACTGGACGGAGCAGCACGAGGTGATGCACCGGCACCTGTTGCGGGCACTGCTTGCAGCCTGTCAGTGGCTGGACAACCCTCACAACCACGGCCTGCTACGGGACATCCTGGCCAGGCCCGAGTATCTGGGAGAACAGATCAACGTGCTGGATAACCACCCGTACAGTCTGTTCCATCCGCGATTGCATCAACACTTTTTTCGCCACTCCGCCAACTTCCCCTGGCTGTCACAAGCCCATTGGCTGGCAACCCGCCTGACGCTCCGGGGTCAACTCGGCCCGGTGGACGGCGCCATGGTTCGTCAGGTCGTCCGGCCGGATCTGTTCCGCAACGCCGCAGCTTCCATGGGCATTGACGCACCGGTTATCGACAGCAAGACCGAGGGCCGGCACCAACTCCCCTTTACCCTGTCGGGGCGCTACGGCCCCGTGGATGTTGCCAGCGACCGCCTGTTGGGAGAGCACCTCCACGACTGGCTGGCCGACAACCCCATGGCTACGCCCAATAAAGAAGCGTCACGCACTAAAACAGCCACGAAATCCCGCCCTCAATAA
- a CDS encoding CmpA/NrtA family ABC transporter substrate-binding protein, translating to MQLRTLAATFLILTAACSAHADIGPAEKPDLKLGFIKLTDMAPLAIAWEQGFFLDEGLFVELEAQANWKVLLDGVVTGTLDGAHMLAGQPLGATIGYGTQADIITAFSMDLNGNGITVSNDVWEQMRPHIEDGSDGNPAHPISATALKPVIDQYRDKGERFRMGMVFPVSTHNYELRYWLAAGGLNPGFYAPQRGDTSGNIDADVHLSVTPPPQMPATMEAGTIQGYCVGEPWNQQAVFKGIGVPVITDYEIWPNNPEKVFGVTEDWAEQYPNTHLRLLRALIRAAHWLDENDNANREEAVKILSRSSYVGADEEVIANSMTGTFEYEKGDVRKVPDFNVFFRYYATYPYPSDAIWYLSQMRRWGQIAEPKSDDWYMETAAKVYRADIYKEAARTLIEDGTLKAEDFPDLDAENFARPHQGELIDGVAFTPREPNAYIDSFEIGLKGSQTP from the coding sequence ATGCAACTGAGAACACTGGCAGCGACATTCTTGATCTTGACGGCGGCGTGCTCTGCACACGCCGACATCGGCCCGGCCGAAAAGCCGGACCTGAAACTCGGTTTCATCAAACTGACGGACATGGCGCCACTGGCCATTGCCTGGGAACAGGGATTTTTCCTGGATGAAGGCCTGTTCGTGGAACTCGAAGCCCAGGCCAACTGGAAAGTCCTGCTCGACGGCGTTGTGACCGGCACTCTTGATGGCGCCCACATGCTGGCAGGCCAGCCACTTGGTGCGACCATTGGCTACGGCACCCAGGCGGACATCATCACCGCCTTCAGTATGGACCTGAACGGCAACGGCATTACCGTATCGAACGATGTCTGGGAGCAAATGCGCCCACACATTGAAGACGGCAGCGACGGCAATCCCGCTCATCCGATCAGCGCCACTGCTCTGAAACCGGTCATCGACCAATACCGTGACAAGGGCGAGCGTTTTCGCATGGGCATGGTTTTCCCGGTGTCCACCCACAACTACGAGCTTCGTTACTGGCTCGCTGCAGGCGGCCTGAACCCGGGCTTTTACGCCCCACAGCGTGGTGACACCAGCGGCAACATAGACGCCGACGTTCACCTGTCGGTCACGCCGCCACCGCAAATGCCGGCCACCATGGAAGCGGGCACCATTCAGGGCTATTGCGTGGGTGAGCCCTGGAACCAGCAAGCGGTGTTCAAAGGCATCGGTGTGCCGGTCATCACCGACTACGAGATCTGGCCCAACAACCCTGAGAAAGTGTTCGGCGTTACCGAAGACTGGGCCGAGCAGTATCCCAACACCCATCTCCGGCTGCTCCGTGCACTGATCCGCGCCGCCCACTGGCTGGATGAAAATGACAACGCCAACCGTGAAGAGGCGGTGAAAATCCTGTCCCGCTCAAGCTACGTGGGGGCCGACGAGGAAGTGATCGCCAACTCCATGACCGGCACCTTCGAGTACGAGAAAGGCGACGTACGCAAGGTACCGGACTTCAACGTGTTCTTTCGCTACTACGCCACCTACCCGTATCCCTCCGATGCCATCTGGTACCTGAGCCAGATGCGTCGCTGGGGCCAGATTGCCGAGCCGAAGTCCGACGACTGGTATATGGAAACCGCAGCCAAGGTCTATCGCGCGGATATCTACAAGGAAGCGGCCCGAACCCTGATTGAGGACGGCACGCTCAAGGCGGAGGATTTCCCGGACCTGGATGCGGAAAACTTTGCGCGCCCGCACCAGGGCGAGCTGATCGACGGCGTGGCCTTCACTCCGAGGGAACCGAACGCCTACATCGACAGCTTTGAGATTGGCCTGAAAGGCTCGCAAACCCCTTAA